One Camarhynchus parvulus chromosome 26, STF_HiC, whole genome shotgun sequence genomic window carries:
- the NRAS gene encoding GTPase NRas, whose amino-acid sequence MTEYKLVVVGAGGVGKSALTIQLIQNHFVDEYDPTIEDSYRKQVVIDGETCLLDILDTAGQEEYSAMRDQYMRTGEGFLCVFAINNSKSFADINLYREQIKRVKDSDDVPMVLVGNKCDLPTRTVDTKQAQELAKSYGIPFIETSAKTRQGVEDAFYTLVREIRQYRMKKLNSSEDGNQGCMGLSCLVM is encoded by the exons ATGACCGAGTACAAGCTGGTGGTGGTGGGCGCGGGCGGCGTGGGCAAGAGCGCGCTGACCATCCAGCTCATCCAGAACCACTTCGTGGACGAGTACGACCCCACCATCGAG GACTCGTACCGCAAGCAGGTGGTGATCGATGGTGAGACGTGTCTGCTGGACATCCTGGACACGGCGGGGCAGGAGGAGTACAGCGCCATGAGGGACCAGTACATGAGGACAGGCGAGGGCTTCCTCTGCGTCTTCGCCATCAACAACAGCAAATCCTTCGCTGACATCAACCTCTACAG AGAACAGATCAAGAGAGTGAAGGACTCAGATGACGTGCCCATGGTGCTGGTGGGGAACAAGTGTGATCTGCCCACGAGAACAGTGGACACAAAACAGGCCCAAGAATTGGCAAAAAGCTACGGAATCCCCTTCATAGAGACCTCTGCAAAAACGAGACAG GGTGTGGAAGATGCTTTTTACACGCTGGTGAGGGAGATCCGGCAGTACCGGATGAAGAAGCTGAACAGCAGCGAGGATGGGAACCAGGGCTGCATGGGACTGTCCTGCCTTGTCATGTGA